A genomic stretch from Haloferax sp. Atlit-12N includes:
- a CDS encoding P-II family nitrogen regulator yields MSDSDLPNDGDIKLVMAVIRPDKLSDVKTALAEIGAPSLTVTNVSGRGSQPAKKSQWRGEEYTVDLHQKVKVECVVADIPADDVVDAIADAAHTGEKGDGKVFTFPVESAVQVRTGKTGRDAV; encoded by the coding sequence ATGAGTGATTCCGACCTTCCGAACGACGGCGACATCAAACTCGTCATGGCCGTCATCCGCCCCGACAAGCTCTCGGACGTGAAAACCGCGCTCGCCGAAATCGGCGCGCCGTCGCTCACCGTCACCAACGTCTCCGGCCGCGGCTCTCAGCCCGCGAAGAAGAGCCAGTGGCGCGGCGAGGAGTACACCGTCGACCTCCACCAGAAGGTCAAAGTCGAATGCGTCGTCGCCGACATCCCGGCCGACGACGTGGTCGACGCCATCGCCGACGCCGCCCACACGGGCGAGAAAGGCGACGGGAAGGTGTTCACCTTCCCCGTCGAGAGCGCCGTCCAAGTCCGTACCGGCAAGACCGGACGCGACGCGGTCTGA
- a CDS encoding type II CAAX prenyl endopeptidase Rce1 family protein — protein sequence MVTVAVLGGLAVALFGMAVAGLLADRYLSEPDDLRADLLVSDANKWAVFALLCGYVLVVEGRPLSSMTGRSLDPLAFVAVVGGGVFVLFAANAVTTPVFDRLGVGGLDEGMTGLASLSVRHRLFVAGTAGVTEQVLFHGYAVERLLELTGSPLLAGGVSFAAFTASHAVGWERGAVARIAVPALLTTVMYLLVRDVVALACIHALNDAVGLLVAGSVEKADDDGAEAAADGTAR from the coding sequence GTGGTGACTGTCGCGGTCCTCGGCGGACTCGCCGTCGCGCTGTTCGGAATGGCAGTCGCCGGACTGCTCGCCGACCGGTATCTCTCCGAACCCGACGACCTCCGCGCCGACCTCCTCGTCAGCGACGCGAACAAGTGGGCCGTCTTCGCCCTCCTGTGCGGCTACGTCCTCGTCGTCGAGGGGCGACCGCTGTCCTCGATGACCGGCCGCTCGCTGGACCCCCTCGCGTTCGTCGCGGTGGTCGGCGGCGGCGTCTTCGTCCTGTTCGCCGCGAACGCGGTGACGACGCCCGTCTTCGACCGACTCGGCGTGGGGGGTCTCGACGAGGGAATGACCGGACTGGCCTCGCTGTCGGTCAGACACCGACTCTTCGTGGCCGGGACCGCCGGCGTCACGGAGCAGGTGCTGTTCCACGGCTACGCCGTCGAGCGACTCCTCGAACTCACCGGAAGCCCGCTTCTCGCGGGCGGCGTCTCGTTCGCCGCGTTCACCGCGAGCCACGCCGTCGGCTGGGAGCGCGGCGCGGTCGCCAGAATCGCCGTCCCCGCGCTCCTGACGACGGTCATGTACCTTCTCGTGCGCGACGTGGTCGCGCTCGCCTGCATCCACGCGCTCAACGACGCGGTCGGGTTGCTCGTGGCCGGGTCGGTGGAGAAGGCCGACGACGACGGCGCTGAGGCCGCCGCGGACGGGACGGCGCGGTAG
- a CDS encoding glutamate-1-semialdehyde 2,1-aminomutase, producing the protein MNHDESRALYDRALSVLAGGVNSSVRATQPYPFFVERGDGAHVIDADGNRYVDYVLGYGPLLYGHDAPEPVQSAVQKHAAAGPMYGAPTEIEVEHAEFVARHVPSVEMLRFVNSGTEATVSAVRLARGVTGRDKIVVMQGGYHGAQESTLVEGGPGGAKPSTPGIPSSFADHTIPVPFNDEETVREVFEEHGEDIAAVLTEPILANTGIVHPVDGYLEALRDVTEEHGALLIFDEVITGFRVGGLQCAQGKFGVTPDLTTFGKIIGGGFPVGAVGGKAELVEQFTPGGDVFQSGTFSGHPVTMAAGHEYLKYAAENDVYGHVNRLGEKLRSGITDILEDQAPEYTVVGTDSMFKTVFTRHGTAERADACADGCAQVESCPNYDACPKTGADVSKAETDRWERVFWQEMKDQGVFLTANQFESQFVSYAHTDEDIEETLEAYKQAL; encoded by the coding sequence ATGAACCACGACGAGTCAAGGGCGCTGTACGACCGCGCGCTGTCCGTGCTCGCCGGCGGCGTGAACTCCTCCGTCCGGGCGACGCAACCGTACCCGTTCTTCGTCGAGCGCGGCGACGGCGCGCACGTCATCGACGCCGACGGGAACCGCTACGTCGACTACGTGCTGGGCTACGGGCCGCTGCTCTACGGCCACGACGCCCCCGAACCCGTCCAGTCGGCGGTCCAGAAGCACGCCGCGGCCGGGCCGATGTACGGCGCGCCGACCGAAATCGAGGTCGAACACGCCGAGTTCGTCGCGCGACACGTCCCCTCCGTCGAGATGCTTCGGTTCGTCAACTCCGGCACGGAGGCGACCGTCTCGGCGGTCCGCCTCGCCCGCGGCGTCACCGGCCGCGACAAAATCGTCGTCATGCAGGGCGGCTACCACGGCGCACAGGAGTCCACGCTCGTCGAGGGCGGCCCCGGCGGCGCGAAGCCCTCGACGCCCGGCATCCCCTCGTCGTTCGCCGACCACACCATTCCCGTCCCGTTCAACGACGAGGAGACGGTCCGCGAGGTGTTCGAGGAACACGGCGAGGACATCGCGGCGGTACTGACCGAGCCGATTCTGGCGAACACGGGCATCGTCCACCCGGTCGACGGCTACCTCGAAGCCCTCCGCGACGTGACCGAAGAACACGGCGCGCTCCTCATCTTCGACGAGGTCATCACCGGCTTCCGCGTCGGCGGCCTCCAGTGCGCGCAGGGCAAGTTCGGCGTCACGCCCGACCTCACGACGTTCGGGAAGATTATCGGCGGCGGCTTCCCCGTCGGCGCGGTCGGCGGCAAGGCCGAACTCGTCGAGCAGTTCACCCCCGGCGGCGACGTGTTCCAGTCGGGCACCTTCTCGGGTCACCCGGTCACGATGGCCGCGGGCCACGAGTACCTGAAGTACGCCGCCGAAAACGACGTGTACGGACACGTCAACCGCCTCGGCGAGAAGCTTCGGTCGGGCATCACGGACATCCTCGAAGACCAGGCCCCCGAGTACACCGTCGTCGGCACGGACTCGATGTTCAAGACGGTGTTCACGCGCCACGGGACGGCCGAGCGCGCCGACGCCTGCGCCGACGGCTGTGCGCAGGTCGAGTCGTGTCCCAACTACGACGCCTGCCCGAAGACTGGCGCGGACGTGTCGAAGGCGGAGACCGACCGCTGGGAGCGCGTCTTCTGGCAGGAGATGAAAGACCAAGGTGTGTTCCTCACGGCGAACCAGTTCGAATCGCAGTTCGTCTCCTACGCCCACACCGACGAGGATATCGAGGAGACGCTGGAAGCGTACAAGCAAGCGCTGTAG
- a CDS encoding chitin synthase: protein MNRPLRLALTFGVAFVVALPLGFIFAPDPTGVVPLFLTVGLAAVLGLPAYLGLSRAIAS from the coding sequence GTGAACAGGCCCCTCCGTCTCGCGCTCACCTTCGGCGTCGCGTTCGTCGTCGCGCTCCCGCTCGGATTCATCTTCGCGCCGGACCCGACGGGGGTCGTCCCGCTTTTCCTCACCGTCGGACTGGCCGCCGTCCTCGGACTTCCGGCGTACCTCGGGCTCTCTCGGGCGATAGCGTCGTAA
- the hemC gene encoding hydroxymethylbilane synthase codes for MATRGSALARAQAASVQGALAGRRLDVELVEVETTGDRIQDELIHRLGKTGAFVRALDERVLDGEVDAAVHSMKDMPTEKPADLVVAGVPERAPAGDVLVTAEGHDIDDLPEGAVVGTSSLRRQAQLLNYREDLEVEPLRGNVDTRIEKLLATHLQREHEARVENDKERQEKKGKTDHEEAFDETADEWFEGLTELERQALGRKVETEYDAIVLAEAGLKRSGLTEKVNYERLPRTTFVPAPGQGAIAVTAADSEVIDLIHDKLDHPRTRVETTVERTILAELGGGCIAPVGVHALLQGEHVHVDVQVLATDGSESIKTSRDLPVGNHANAAREFAAALRDRGAGQLVDAAREEAEE; via the coding sequence TTGGCGACGCGAGGGTCGGCGCTCGCTCGCGCGCAGGCCGCGAGCGTGCAGGGGGCGCTCGCGGGCCGCCGACTCGACGTCGAACTCGTCGAAGTCGAGACCACGGGCGACCGGATTCAGGACGAACTCATCCACCGACTGGGCAAGACCGGCGCGTTCGTCCGCGCGCTCGACGAGCGCGTCCTCGACGGCGAGGTCGACGCCGCGGTCCACTCGATGAAAGACATGCCGACCGAGAAGCCCGCCGACCTCGTCGTCGCGGGTGTTCCCGAGCGCGCGCCGGCGGGCGACGTGCTCGTCACGGCCGAGGGCCACGACATCGACGACCTACCGGAGGGAGCCGTCGTCGGCACGTCGTCGCTCCGCCGGCAGGCCCAACTGCTGAACTACCGCGAGGACCTCGAAGTCGAGCCCCTCCGGGGCAACGTCGACACCCGCATCGAGAAACTGCTGGCGACGCACCTCCAGCGCGAACACGAGGCCCGCGTCGAAAACGACAAAGAGCGGCAAGAAAAGAAGGGAAAGACCGACCACGAAGAGGCGTTCGACGAGACCGCAGACGAGTGGTTCGAGGGACTCACCGAACTCGAACGGCAGGCGCTCGGCCGGAAGGTCGAAACCGAGTACGACGCCATCGTCCTCGCCGAGGCGGGACTCAAGCGCAGCGGCCTCACCGAGAAGGTGAACTACGAGCGCCTGCCGCGGACGACGTTCGTCCCCGCGCCCGGACAGGGAGCCATCGCCGTGACCGCCGCGGACTCGGAGGTCATCGACCTCATCCACGACAAACTCGACCACCCGCGGACCCGCGTCGAGACGACCGTCGAACGGACCATCCTCGCCGAACTCGGCGGCGGCTGTATCGCCCCGGTCGGCGTCCACGCCCTCCTGCAGGGCGAACACGTCCACGTCGACGTGCAGGTGCTGGCGACCGACGGCTCGGAGTCAATCAAGACCTCTCGGGACCTCCCCGTCGGCAACCACGCCAACGCCGCCCGCGAGTTCGCGGCGGCCCTGCGCGACCGCGGTGCCGGCCAGTTAGTCGATGCCGCCCGCGAGGAGGCCGAGGAGTGA
- the cobA gene encoding uroporphyrinogen-III C-methyltransferase: MTADDAESETADERSTGAQSNGDATDGDGVGTVHLVGSGPGDPELLTMKAARLIDESDVVLHDKLPGPEILGMIPAEKREDVGKRAGGEWTPQEYTNNRLVELAREGKDVVRLKGGDPFVFGRGGEEMEHLADNGIPFEVVPGITSAVAGAGAAGIPVTHRDHVSSVSFVTGHEDPTKDESAVDWDALAATGGTLVVLMGVGKLPLYTAELREAGMDGDTPVALIERATWPDMRVATGTLDTIVDVRDEADIEPPAITVIGEVAATRDRVKQFLQGGGADAIAEADTSAGGAGGDE, from the coding sequence ATGACGGCCGACGACGCGGAATCCGAAACGGCGGACGAGCGGTCGACCGGCGCGCAGTCGAACGGCGACGCGACCGACGGCGACGGCGTCGGCACGGTCCACCTCGTCGGCAGCGGCCCGGGCGACCCGGAACTGCTGACGATGAAGGCCGCCCGCCTCATCGACGAGTCCGACGTGGTGCTCCACGACAAGCTCCCCGGCCCGGAGATTCTCGGGATGATTCCGGCCGAGAAGCGCGAGGACGTGGGCAAGCGCGCCGGCGGTGAGTGGACCCCACAGGAGTACACGAACAACCGACTGGTCGAACTCGCCCGCGAGGGCAAGGACGTGGTCCGCCTGAAGGGTGGCGACCCGTTCGTCTTCGGCCGCGGCGGCGAGGAGATGGAACACCTCGCCGACAACGGGATTCCCTTCGAAGTCGTGCCGGGCATCACCTCGGCGGTCGCCGGGGCCGGCGCGGCGGGCATCCCCGTCACCCACCGCGACCACGTCTCGTCGGTGTCGTTCGTCACCGGCCACGAGGACCCGACGAAAGACGAGTCCGCGGTCGACTGGGACGCGCTCGCCGCGACCGGCGGGACGCTCGTCGTCCTCATGGGCGTCGGCAAACTCCCGCTGTACACCGCCGAACTCCGTGAGGCGGGGATGGACGGCGACACGCCCGTCGCCCTCATCGAGCGAGCGACGTGGCCCGACATGCGCGTCGCCACCGGCACGCTCGACACCATCGTCGACGTGCGCGACGAGGCCGACATCGAACCGCCCGCGATTACCGTCATCGGCGAGGTCGCGGCGACCCGCGACCGCGTCAAGCAGTTCCTGCAGGGCGGCGGCGCGGACGCCATCGCTGAAGCCGACACGAGCGCGGGAGGTGCCGGAGGAGACGAATGA
- a CDS encoding uroporphyrinogen-III synthase: MSQQVRAAVFRPDDDRIERAVELLDSLGATPVPDPMLAIEPTGATPETGEFVVLTSKTGVELLDEAGWNPGDAVLCCIGPATADAAREVGWTVDRVPDEYTSAGLVEHLAPDVDGATVEVARSDHGSAVLTDGLRDAGADVHETVLYRLVRPEGAGKSVELAAAGDLEAALFTSSLTVEHFLDAAAERGVREEAIAGLNDAVVGAIGPPTRDTAASHGIDVTVVPDEATFEALAVAAVETAAPTYHE; this comes from the coding sequence ATGAGCCAGCAGGTCCGCGCGGCCGTCTTCCGCCCCGACGACGACCGCATCGAGCGCGCCGTCGAACTCCTCGACTCGCTCGGCGCGACCCCGGTCCCCGACCCGATGCTCGCAATCGAGCCGACCGGCGCGACGCCCGAGACCGGCGAGTTCGTCGTCCTGACGAGCAAGACCGGCGTCGAACTCCTCGACGAGGCCGGCTGGAACCCCGGCGACGCGGTGCTGTGCTGTATCGGCCCCGCGACCGCCGACGCCGCCCGCGAAGTGGGTTGGACAGTCGACCGCGTCCCCGACGAGTACACCTCGGCCGGACTGGTCGAACACCTCGCGCCCGACGTGGACGGCGCGACGGTCGAAGTCGCCCGGAGCGACCACGGCAGCGCCGTCCTCACGGACGGCCTGCGCGACGCGGGCGCGGACGTTCACGAGACGGTACTCTACCGACTCGTCCGCCCCGAGGGTGCCGGAAAGTCGGTCGAACTGGCCGCCGCCGGCGACCTCGAAGCCGCCCTCTTTACCTCGTCGCTCACGGTCGAACACTTCCTCGACGCCGCCGCGGAGCGCGGTGTCCGCGAGGAGGCCATCGCCGGCCTGAACGACGCCGTCGTCGGCGCAATCGGACCGCCGACCCGCGACACCGCGGCGTCCCACGGCATCGACGTGACCGTCGTCCCCGACGAGGCGACGTTCGAAGCGCTCGCGGTCGCCGCGGTCGAGACCGCCGCGCCGACGTACCACGAGTGA
- a CDS encoding MFS transporter, with the protein MTGAEAEAETRDGSWRDVGSVAGWQTAASLCYYAIFAATGFVRDAFSVSESLVGLFLTAGLLGYTVFLFPSGAAVDGYGEKPVMVVGLLALSVALVGVTFAPPSYLLLLVTVALLGAAYSTAMPASNRGIVAAAPAGSKNLAMGLKQVGVTVGSGASSLIVTGVAVVAAWQVGFWVIGVFAAGYALVFATRYRGNPGTGRLERPRLAGLGDNRAYVALVAAGLFIGASIFSMLGYTVLYVQDVVGTGPALAGGVLAATQVTGSVGRIGAGSLADRLGGARGAATVALVQLAGAVALFSLLVGTGGSFALTIAVFVALGLTIHGSTGVFYSCLSGVVDDGDIGAATAGGQTALNVGGLVAPPLFGFVVESTGYGAGWALVAGSTVLATVLLFVVRRRI; encoded by the coding sequence GTGACGGGAGCCGAGGCGGAAGCCGAGACGAGAGACGGCTCGTGGCGCGACGTCGGCTCGGTCGCCGGCTGGCAGACCGCCGCGAGCCTCTGTTACTACGCCATCTTCGCGGCGACCGGCTTCGTCCGCGACGCGTTTTCGGTCTCGGAGTCGCTGGTCGGACTGTTCCTGACCGCCGGGCTGCTCGGCTACACGGTGTTTCTCTTCCCCAGCGGCGCGGCCGTCGACGGCTACGGCGAAAAGCCCGTCATGGTCGTCGGCCTGCTGGCGCTGTCGGTCGCGCTCGTCGGCGTCACGTTCGCGCCGCCGTCGTACCTCCTGTTGTTGGTGACGGTGGCGCTCCTCGGGGCGGCCTACTCGACCGCGATGCCGGCGTCGAACCGCGGCATCGTCGCGGCCGCGCCCGCCGGGAGCAAGAACCTCGCCATGGGGCTGAAACAGGTCGGCGTCACCGTCGGCAGCGGAGCGTCGTCGCTCATCGTCACCGGCGTCGCCGTCGTCGCCGCGTGGCAGGTCGGCTTCTGGGTCATCGGCGTCTTCGCCGCCGGCTACGCGCTCGTCTTCGCGACGCGCTACCGCGGAAATCCGGGGACTGGCCGGCTCGAACGCCCCCGACTCGCCGGGCTCGGCGACAACCGCGCCTACGTCGCGCTCGTCGCCGCCGGGCTGTTCATCGGCGCGTCCATCTTCTCGATGCTCGGCTACACCGTCCTCTACGTGCAGGACGTGGTCGGGACCGGCCCCGCCCTTGCCGGGGGCGTCCTCGCCGCGACGCAGGTGACCGGAAGCGTCGGACGCATCGGCGCAGGGAGCCTCGCGGACCGCCTCGGCGGGGCCCGCGGCGCGGCCACCGTCGCACTCGTCCAACTGGCCGGCGCGGTCGCGCTCTTTTCGCTCCTCGTCGGAACCGGCGGCTCGTTCGCGCTCACCATCGCCGTCTTCGTCGCGCTCGGCCTCACCATCCACGGCTCGACCGGCGTCTTCTACTCCTGTCTGAGCGGCGTCGTCGACGACGGTGACATCGGCGCGGCGACCGCCGGCGGCCAGACCGCGCTCAACGTCGGCGGCCTCGTCGCCCCGCCGCTTTTCGGCTTCGTCGTGGAGTCGACGGGCTACGGGGCCGGTTGGGCGCTCGTCGCCGGTTCGACGGTGCTGGCGACCGTCCTCCTGTTCGTTGTCAGACGGCGAATCTGA
- a CDS encoding DHH family phosphoesterase → MDGPVPELTEHAAACAARLRDADRVLLASHIDADGLTSAGIASTALERAGIPFETVFCRQLDEAAVADIAATDYDTVLFTDFGSGQLDIIAEYEAAGDFHPVIADHHQPAEGVETDHHLNPLRFGLNGASELSGAGASYVLARALEPESADGHSPSARETGSHAGDNRDLAALAVVGAVGDMQDTNGELRGANAGIVDEGVEAGVVEEGTDLRIYGRQTRALPKLLQYATDVRIPGISNNEAGAIEFLTELDVPCRDDDGEWKRWVDLTGDERQTLASALIRRAIASGVPASRIDDLVGTTYVLSREQEGTELRDVSEFSTLLNATARYDRADVGLAVCLGERDAALDRARRLLRNHRKNLSNGLQWVKEHGVRVEDNLQWFDAGDEIRETIVGIVAGMAVGTNATRSGIPVLAFADTEEGEVKVSSRGSYVMVRDGLDLSAVMREASRSVGGDGGGHDVAAGATIPKGEVEAFIAEADRIVGEQLAEDSD, encoded by the coding sequence ATGGACGGACCCGTCCCCGAACTCACAGAGCACGCGGCGGCCTGCGCGGCCCGCCTCCGCGACGCCGACCGGGTGCTCCTCGCCTCGCACATCGACGCCGACGGGTTGACGAGCGCCGGCATCGCCTCGACCGCGCTCGAACGCGCCGGTATCCCCTTCGAGACGGTGTTCTGCCGCCAACTCGACGAGGCCGCCGTGGCCGACATCGCGGCGACCGACTACGACACCGTGCTGTTCACGGACTTCGGAAGCGGCCAACTCGACATCATCGCCGAGTACGAGGCGGCGGGCGACTTCCACCCAGTCATCGCCGACCACCACCAGCCAGCCGAGGGCGTCGAGACCGACCACCACCTCAACCCACTTCGGTTCGGTCTCAACGGCGCGAGCGAACTCTCTGGGGCGGGTGCGAGCTACGTCCTCGCGCGGGCGCTCGAACCCGAGAGCGCTGACGGGCACAGCCCGTCCGCTCGTGAGACGGGGTCTCACGCTGGCGACAACCGCGACCTCGCCGCGCTCGCCGTCGTCGGCGCTGTCGGCGACATGCAGGACACGAACGGCGAACTCCGCGGGGCCAACGCGGGCATCGTCGACGAGGGCGTCGAAGCCGGCGTCGTCGAGGAGGGCACCGACCTCCGAATCTACGGCCGCCAGACCCGCGCGCTCCCGAAACTGCTCCAGTACGCGACCGACGTTCGAATCCCCGGCATCTCGAACAACGAGGCCGGAGCCATCGAGTTCCTGACCGAACTCGACGTTCCCTGCCGCGACGACGACGGCGAGTGGAAGCGGTGGGTCGACCTGACCGGCGACGAGCGCCAGACGCTCGCCAGCGCCCTGATTCGCCGCGCCATCGCCAGCGGCGTGCCCGCCTCCCGCATCGACGACCTCGTGGGGACGACCTACGTGCTCTCTCGGGAGCAGGAGGGGACCGAACTCCGCGACGTGAGCGAGTTCTCGACGCTCCTGAACGCGACCGCGCGCTACGACCGCGCCGACGTGGGCCTCGCGGTCTGTCTCGGCGAGCGCGACGCGGCGCTCGACCGGGCGCGCAGGCTCCTTCGGAACCACCGCAAGAACCTCTCGAACGGCCTCCAGTGGGTGAAGGAACACGGCGTCCGCGTCGAAGACAACCTCCAGTGGTTCGACGCGGGCGACGAAATACGCGAGACCATCGTCGGCATCGTCGCCGGAATGGCCGTCGGCACCAACGCGACCCGAAGCGGGATTCCCGTCCTCGCGTTCGCCGACACGGAAGAGGGCGAGGTGAAGGTCTCCTCGCGCGGGTCGTACGTGATGGTCCGAGACGGACTGGACCTCTCGGCAGTCATGCGTGAGGCGTCGCGGTCGGTCGGCGGCGACGGTGGCGGCCACGACGTGGCCGCGGGCGCGACGATTCCGAAGGGCGAAGTCGAGGCGTTCATCGCCGAGGCCGACCGCATCGTCGGCGAGCAGTTGGCTGAGGACTCGGACTAA
- the ppk2 gene encoding polyphosphate kinase 2 has protein sequence MPTDKPRYNDEGVLKKKDYKRELNRLQEELVKLQYWIKEHDLRVCVVFEGRDAAGKGGVIKRITRRLNPRVARVVALGKPTERERGQWYFQRYVEQLPTEGEMVLFDRSWYNRAGVERVMGFCTDEEYEEFLRTCPEFERMLVRSGIILVKYWFSISDEEQERRFQKRNEDPKRRWKLSPMDLEARSRWADYSEAKDRMFEHTDVEDAPWHVVNADVKRHARLNCISHLLDQIDYEDLTPDPIELPSRQDDTGYERPPIDSQNWVPARFGENPVDD, from the coding sequence ATGCCCACTGACAAACCTCGCTACAACGACGAGGGCGTCCTGAAGAAGAAAGACTACAAACGCGAGTTGAACCGCCTCCAAGAGGAACTGGTGAAACTCCAGTACTGGATAAAAGAACACGACCTCCGGGTCTGCGTCGTTTTCGAGGGCCGCGACGCCGCGGGCAAAGGCGGCGTCATCAAGCGCATCACCCGCCGGCTCAACCCGCGGGTGGCGCGGGTCGTCGCACTCGGCAAGCCCACGGAGCGAGAGCGCGGTCAGTGGTACTTCCAGCGATACGTCGAACAGCTTCCGACGGAGGGCGAGATGGTGCTTTTCGACCGGAGTTGGTACAACCGCGCGGGCGTCGAGCGGGTGATGGGCTTCTGTACCGACGAGGAGTACGAGGAGTTCCTGCGGACCTGCCCCGAGTTCGAGCGGATGCTCGTGCGGTCGGGCATCATCCTCGTCAAATACTGGTTCTCCATCAGCGACGAGGAGCAGGAACGGCGGTTCCAGAAGCGAAACGAGGACCCGAAGCGCCGCTGGAAACTCAGCCCGATGGATCTCGAAGCGCGCTCTCGGTGGGCAGACTACTCCGAGGCCAAAGACCGGATGTTCGAACACACCGACGTCGAGGACGCGCCTTGGCACGTCGTCAACGCCGACGTGAAGCGCCACGCGCGACTCAACTGTATCTCGCACTTACTGGACCAAATCGACTACGAGGACCTGACGCCCGACCCTATCGAACTCCCGTCCCGACAGGACGACACCGGGTACGAGCGGCCGCCGATAGACAGCCAAAACTGGGTGCCGGCGAGGTTCGGTGAGAATCCGGTCGACGATTAG
- a CDS encoding TrkA family potassium uptake protein — translation MTYDRRILIDALAHRPLLRRMVRPLVAVAAFVVAGVGGFSALAGASLVDAAFWLLDPTSIELHYQTHEGPATLVKAYAIVILTGLIGTGLWAGETFVSAAFGGQIREELDQMKLQREIAELESHVIVCGYGTFGKTVAARLREMGRDVVVVESKETQYQRALDADLLAVEGDARREDRLTDAGVERAVTVVGAIDDSKVNIQIAIAASRLSPDAKLVVRAGDQMDEALARRAGADEVVVPEIVSGEQVCSEL, via the coding sequence GTGACGTACGACCGCCGCATTCTCATCGACGCGCTGGCGCACAGACCGTTGCTCCGGCGGATGGTCCGGCCACTCGTCGCAGTCGCGGCGTTCGTCGTCGCCGGCGTCGGCGGGTTCAGCGCCCTCGCCGGCGCGTCCCTCGTCGACGCGGCGTTCTGGCTGCTCGACCCGACCAGCATCGAACTCCACTACCAGACACACGAGGGGCCGGCGACGCTCGTCAAGGCGTACGCCATCGTGATTCTCACCGGCCTCATCGGAACCGGACTGTGGGCCGGCGAGACGTTCGTCTCCGCGGCCTTCGGCGGACAGATACGCGAGGAACTCGACCAGATGAAACTCCAACGAGAGATAGCGGAACTCGAATCGCACGTAATCGTCTGCGGCTACGGAACTTTCGGGAAGACGGTGGCGGCGCGGCTCCGCGAGATGGGCCGCGACGTGGTCGTCGTCGAGAGCAAGGAGACGCAGTACCAGCGTGCGCTCGACGCGGACCTGCTCGCGGTCGAAGGCGACGCCCGCCGCGAGGACAGACTCACCGACGCGGGCGTCGAACGCGCCGTGACGGTCGTCGGCGCGATTGACGACTCCAAGGTGAACATCCAAATCGCCATCGCGGCGAGTCGGCTGTCCCCCGACGCCAAACTCGTCGTCCGCGCGGGCGACCAGATGGACGAGGCGCTCGCGCGCCGCGCCGGTGCCGACGAGGTAGTCGTCCCGGAAATCGTGAGCGGCGAGCAGGTCTGTTCGGAGCTCTGA
- a CDS encoding DoxX family protein, which translates to MDRKSAATSATRWSPIFIRLALGIPMVVSGFGKVLAVGPKSMGIPGFSGFLASLGVPLPTVAAWGVGLLELVGGLFLLIGLLVRVVGALVAVNMTVATVLVHLPNGYPASSGGVELTLSLALVAVAVALSGPGSFSLERALFDGELLTDGANPATQAD; encoded by the coding sequence ATGGATCGGAAATCTGCTGCCACGTCGGCGACCCGGTGGAGCCCGATATTTATCCGACTCGCGCTGGGTATCCCGATGGTCGTCTCCGGTTTCGGTAAGGTCCTCGCGGTCGGGCCGAAATCGATGGGAATCCCCGGCTTTTCGGGTTTCTTAGCGAGTCTCGGCGTCCCGCTGCCGACAGTCGCAGCGTGGGGCGTCGGCCTCCTCGAACTCGTCGGCGGACTGTTCTTGCTCATCGGTCTGCTCGTTCGCGTTGTCGGCGCTCTCGTCGCCGTCAACATGACCGTTGCGACGGTCCTCGTCCACCTCCCGAACGGCTACCCGGCTTCCAGCGGCGGCGTCGAACTGACCCTCTCGCTGGCGCTGGTCGCGGTCGCAGTCGCCCTGAGCGGACCGGGCTCGTTCTCGCTCGAACGCGCGCTGTTCGACGGCGAACTGCTCACAGACGGTGCGAACCCGGCGACACAGGCGGACTAA